A single window of Ictalurus furcatus strain D&B chromosome 3, Billie_1.0, whole genome shotgun sequence DNA harbors:
- the LOC128605580 gene encoding DNA replication complex GINS protein PSF1 isoform X2, with translation MKALYEQNQSDVNEAKTEGKTELIPTIKFRHCCLLRNQRCTAAYLYDRLLRIRALRWEYGSVLPTTIRFHMCAEELEWFNQYKKSLATYMRSLGGEEGLDITQDMKPPKSLYIEVRCLKDHGEFEIDDGTVILLKKNSQHFLPRWKCEQLIRQGVLEHVIS, from the exons ATGAAAGCTTTATACGAGCAAAACCAAAGTGATGT GAATGAAGCCAAGACTGAGGGCAAAACTGAACTAATACCAACCATCAAGTTTCGTCACTGCTGCTTGTTGAGGAACCAGCGCTGTACTGCAGCCTACCT TTATGACCGGCTCCTGCGAATCCGTGCTCTCAGATGGGAGTATGGAAGTGTGTTGCCCACAACAATTCGGTTCCACATGTGTGCAGAGGAG TTGGAGTGGTTTAATCAGTACAAGAAGTCACTGGCCACATATATGAGGTCACTTGGAGGAGAGGAGGGTCTGGACATAACACAAGACATGAAACCCCCTAAGAGCCTGTATATTGAG GTGCGCTGCTTGAAAGATCACGGGGAGTTTGAAATCGATGATGGAACAGTTATTCTCTTAAAGAAGAATAGCCAG CATTTTCTGCCCCGATGGAAGTGTGAGCAGCTGATTCGGCAGGGAGTACTGGAGCACGTCATTTCTTAA
- the LOC128605580 gene encoding DNA replication complex GINS protein PSF1 isoform X1 yields MFCEKAVELVRELHRMSDGQLPAFNEDGIRQVLEEMKALYEQNQSDVNEAKTEGKTELIPTIKFRHCCLLRNQRCTAAYLYDRLLRIRALRWEYGSVLPTTIRFHMCAEELEWFNQYKKSLATYMRSLGGEEGLDITQDMKPPKSLYIEVRCLKDHGEFEIDDGTVILLKKNSQHFLPRWKCEQLIRQGVLEHVIS; encoded by the exons ATGTTTTGCGAAAAGGCAGTTGAACTTGTAAGGGAACTTCACCGGATGAGTGATGGCCAGTTACCTGCTTTTAAC GAGGATGGAATTCGACAAGTGCTTGAAGAAATGAAAGCTTTATACGAGCAAAACCAAAGTGATGT GAATGAAGCCAAGACTGAGGGCAAAACTGAACTAATACCAACCATCAAGTTTCGTCACTGCTGCTTGTTGAGGAACCAGCGCTGTACTGCAGCCTACCT TTATGACCGGCTCCTGCGAATCCGTGCTCTCAGATGGGAGTATGGAAGTGTGTTGCCCACAACAATTCGGTTCCACATGTGTGCAGAGGAG TTGGAGTGGTTTAATCAGTACAAGAAGTCACTGGCCACATATATGAGGTCACTTGGAGGAGAGGAGGGTCTGGACATAACACAAGACATGAAACCCCCTAAGAGCCTGTATATTGAG GTGCGCTGCTTGAAAGATCACGGGGAGTTTGAAATCGATGATGGAACAGTTATTCTCTTAAAGAAGAATAGCCAG CATTTTCTGCCCCGATGGAAGTGTGAGCAGCTGATTCGGCAGGGAGTACTGGAGCACGTCATTTCTTAA